One stretch of Cheilinus undulatus linkage group 5, ASM1832078v1, whole genome shotgun sequence DNA includes these proteins:
- the phf19 gene encoding PHD finger protein 19 isoform X2 gives MYEDLYEPFCDLETQVSPGSGACQKGRGLDDSEGAESSLTVGQFVLCHWSDGLYYLGKIQRVSPPRQSCFVTFEDNSKFWVLWKDIQHAGVPGEEPRCSVCREAEASSDSQSNQNNQILICGKCGIGFHQQCHVPPVEGSSSLSPWFCRRCVFALAVRKGGALKKGPIAKALSAMKQVLLYDLDSLDWDSQHRTNQQQCYCYCGGPGEWYLKMLQCFRCQQWFHEACTQCLQESMMFGDRFYLFLCSVCNKGSEYVRRLSLRWVDLVHLVLYNLSVSSKKKYFELDEILAFVSANWDHLQLGKLSNTPLSERAQYLLDALNKYKSKFLCGKEIKKRKCIFRLRTRVPPNPPSKLFPERAQNDGGRGRKKGVVSTSAERKKRKSKWLLEDAIPNNDLSCSWTSNHHMANIFDFTLDELQSLKSSSRTVSIDQDSTDASTSGSATTSTSYHFRRRVGSRKRKLPSNSYSHWASHSEAGEEPSAMPEDQDVSNHSHMASDSSHFLSDPSQIPTDSSHLHSSISSYFGVAGRLTNGERYQVLARRVTPQGTVQYLLEWEGTTPY, from the exons ATGTACGAAGACCTGTATGAACCCTTCTGTGATCTGGAGACACAGGTGTCTCCAGGAAGCGGGGCCTGTCAAAAGGGGAGGGGACTGGATGATAGTGAAGGGGCTGAGTCCAGTCTGACTGTTGGACAGTTCGTCCTCTGCCATTGGTCAGATGGCCTCTACTACCTGGGCAAGATTCAGAGG GTGAGCCCCCCCAGGCAGAGCTGCTTTGTCACATTTGAGGACAACTCCAAGTTTTGGGTCCTCTGGAAGGACATCCAACACG CTGGAGTGCCAGGGGAGGAGCCCCGCTGCTCTGTATGTCGGGAGGCAGAGGCAAGTTCTGACAGCcagtcaaaccaaaacaaccaGATTCTCATCTGTGGGAAGTGTGGCATTG gtTTCCACCAGCAGTGTCATGTTCCTCCAGTAGAGGGCAGCAGCAGCCTCAGTCCCTGGTTCTGTAGACGTTGTGTCTTCGCTCTGGCTGTCAGG AAAGGGGGCGCTCTAAAGAAAGGTCCCATAGCCAAAGCCCTATCGGCCATGAAGCAGGTGTTACTGTACGACCTGGACTCACTGGACTGGGACTCCCAACATCGTACCAATCAGCAACAGTGTTACTGTTACTGTGGAGGCCCTGGAGA GTGGTACCTTAAGATGTTGCAGTGTTTTAGGTGTCAGCAGTGGTTTCATGAAGCCTGCACTCAGTGTCTGCAGGAGTCCATGATGTTTGGAGACCG gTTTTACCTCTTCCTGTGTTCGGTGTGTAATAAAGGATCAGAATATGTCAGGCGTCTGTCTCTGAGGTGGGTGGATCTGGTTCACCTGGTCCTCTACAACCTGTCAGTAAGCAGCAAGAAGAAATACTTTGAGCTGGATGAGATCCTCGCCTTTGTTTCTGCGAACTGGGACCATTTACAGCTTGGGAAG ctCTCTAACACACCCCTGTCAGAGAGAGCACAGTACCTGCTGGATGCTCTGAATAAATACAAGAGCAA GTTTCTGTGTGGGAAGGAAATCAAAAAGAGGAAGTGCATTTTTCGTCTGAGGACAAGAGTTCCACCTAACCCCCCCTCTAAGCTCTTTCCTGAGCGTGCTCAGAATGATGGAGGTCGAGGACGTAAGAAAGGTGTTGTCAG cACTTCAGCGGAAAGGAAGAAAAGGAAGTCCAAGTGGCTATTAGAAGATGCTATCCCTAAT aacGACCTGTCCTGCAGCTGGACGTCTAACCATCACATGGCCAACATCTTTGACTTCACTCTGGATGAGCTGCAGAGCCTTAAGAG TTCCAGTAGAACAGTCAGTATTGATCAAGACTCCACCGATGCCTCCACCTCTGGCTCTGCTACCACCAGCACCTCCTATCACTTCAG GAGGAGAGTCGGCAGCAGGAAACGGAAGTTGCCAAGCAACAGCTACAGCCATTGGGCTAGTCACAGCGAGGCAGGGGAGGAGCCTTCTGCAATGCCAGAAGACCAAGATGTTTCCAACCACTCTCACATGGCATCAGACTCCTCCCACTTCCTCTCTGATCCCTCCCAGATTCCCACTGACTCCTCCCACCTTCACTCATCCATCTCCTCATATTTCGGAGTGGCAGGCAGACTGACCAATGGGGAAAGGTATCAGGTGTTGGCGCGACGTGTCACCCCTCAGGGCACGGTCCAGTACCTGTTGGAGTGGGAGGGGACAACACCTTATTAA
- the phf19 gene encoding PHD finger protein 19 isoform X1 has product MYEDLYEPFCDLETQVSPGSGACQKGRGLDDSEGAESSLTVGQFVLCHWSDGLYYLGKIQRVSPPRQSCFVTFEDNSKFWVLWKDIQHAGVPGEEPRCSVCREAEASSDSQSNQNNQILICGKCGIGFHQQCHVPPVEGSSSLSPWFCRRCVFALAVRKGGALKKGPIAKALSAMKQVLLYDLDSLDWDSQHRTNQQQCYCYCGGPGEWYLKMLQCFRCQQWFHEACTQCLQESMMFGDRFYLFLCSVCNKGSEYVRRLSLRWVDLVHLVLYNLSVSSKKKYFELDEILAFVSANWDHLQLGKLSNTPLSERAQYLLDALNKYKSKFLCGKEIKKRKCIFRLRTRVPPNPPSKLFPERAQNDGGRGRKKGVVSTSAERKKRKSKWLLEDAIPNNDLSCSWTSNHHMANIFDFTLDELQSLKSSSSRTVSIDQDSTDASTSGSATTSTSYHFRRRVGSRKRKLPSNSYSHWASHSEAGEEPSAMPEDQDVSNHSHMASDSSHFLSDPSQIPTDSSHLHSSISSYFGVAGRLTNGERYQVLARRVTPQGTVQYLLEWEGTTPY; this is encoded by the exons ATGTACGAAGACCTGTATGAACCCTTCTGTGATCTGGAGACACAGGTGTCTCCAGGAAGCGGGGCCTGTCAAAAGGGGAGGGGACTGGATGATAGTGAAGGGGCTGAGTCCAGTCTGACTGTTGGACAGTTCGTCCTCTGCCATTGGTCAGATGGCCTCTACTACCTGGGCAAGATTCAGAGG GTGAGCCCCCCCAGGCAGAGCTGCTTTGTCACATTTGAGGACAACTCCAAGTTTTGGGTCCTCTGGAAGGACATCCAACACG CTGGAGTGCCAGGGGAGGAGCCCCGCTGCTCTGTATGTCGGGAGGCAGAGGCAAGTTCTGACAGCcagtcaaaccaaaacaaccaGATTCTCATCTGTGGGAAGTGTGGCATTG gtTTCCACCAGCAGTGTCATGTTCCTCCAGTAGAGGGCAGCAGCAGCCTCAGTCCCTGGTTCTGTAGACGTTGTGTCTTCGCTCTGGCTGTCAGG AAAGGGGGCGCTCTAAAGAAAGGTCCCATAGCCAAAGCCCTATCGGCCATGAAGCAGGTGTTACTGTACGACCTGGACTCACTGGACTGGGACTCCCAACATCGTACCAATCAGCAACAGTGTTACTGTTACTGTGGAGGCCCTGGAGA GTGGTACCTTAAGATGTTGCAGTGTTTTAGGTGTCAGCAGTGGTTTCATGAAGCCTGCACTCAGTGTCTGCAGGAGTCCATGATGTTTGGAGACCG gTTTTACCTCTTCCTGTGTTCGGTGTGTAATAAAGGATCAGAATATGTCAGGCGTCTGTCTCTGAGGTGGGTGGATCTGGTTCACCTGGTCCTCTACAACCTGTCAGTAAGCAGCAAGAAGAAATACTTTGAGCTGGATGAGATCCTCGCCTTTGTTTCTGCGAACTGGGACCATTTACAGCTTGGGAAG ctCTCTAACACACCCCTGTCAGAGAGAGCACAGTACCTGCTGGATGCTCTGAATAAATACAAGAGCAA GTTTCTGTGTGGGAAGGAAATCAAAAAGAGGAAGTGCATTTTTCGTCTGAGGACAAGAGTTCCACCTAACCCCCCCTCTAAGCTCTTTCCTGAGCGTGCTCAGAATGATGGAGGTCGAGGACGTAAGAAAGGTGTTGTCAG cACTTCAGCGGAAAGGAAGAAAAGGAAGTCCAAGTGGCTATTAGAAGATGCTATCCCTAAT aacGACCTGTCCTGCAGCTGGACGTCTAACCATCACATGGCCAACATCTTTGACTTCACTCTGGATGAGCTGCAGAGCCTTAAGAG TAGTTCCAGTAGAACAGTCAGTATTGATCAAGACTCCACCGATGCCTCCACCTCTGGCTCTGCTACCACCAGCACCTCCTATCACTTCAG GAGGAGAGTCGGCAGCAGGAAACGGAAGTTGCCAAGCAACAGCTACAGCCATTGGGCTAGTCACAGCGAGGCAGGGGAGGAGCCTTCTGCAATGCCAGAAGACCAAGATGTTTCCAACCACTCTCACATGGCATCAGACTCCTCCCACTTCCTCTCTGATCCCTCCCAGATTCCCACTGACTCCTCCCACCTTCACTCATCCATCTCCTCATATTTCGGAGTGGCAGGCAGACTGACCAATGGGGAAAGGTATCAGGTGTTGGCGCGACGTGTCACCCCTCAGGGCACGGTCCAGTACCTGTTGGAGTGGGAGGGGACAACACCTTATTAA